One window of Camelina sativa cultivar DH55 chromosome 4, Cs, whole genome shotgun sequence genomic DNA carries:
- the LOC104783750 gene encoding uncharacterized protein LOC104783750, producing MFETYKRENIKHICIFLILYVATMLIKHITSPLSLSLFVFLVFTTTNAMLIKDMYALCKETKDVNFCLKYIGTDTRILDANGFYDVLVIAISKCQDQVTNAARQINKVRQKFDGPIGTERINFCLASYHLASKLFQRSWEHAHEDVFAAGAQVSAMQGANFMRECEEEWKNGPIQKSPVTVYNTNVVKLLSIIQVVVSKINGG from the exons atgtttgaaacatacaaaagagaaaatatcaaACATATTTGTATCTTCTTAATTCTCTATGTGGCCACAATGCTCATCAAACACATAACTTCTCCTTTGTCGTTGTCATTATTCGTGTTCTTAGTGTTTACAACTACAAATGCAATGCTTATCAAAGACATGTACGCACTTTGTAAAGAGACAAAAGATGTAAATTTCTGCTTGAAATACATTGGAACAGACACACGTATACTAGACGCAAATGGCTTTTATGACGTTCTTGTGATTGCG ATTTCTAAATGCCAAGACCAAGTGACCAATGCAGCCAGACAAATCAACAAAGTCCGCCAGAAGTTTGATGGTCCGATTGGAACTGAACGAATAAATTTTTGTCTTGCGAGTTACCATCTAGCATCTAAACTTTTCCAAAGATCTTGGGAACATGCACATGAAGACGTGTTTGCAGCAGGTGCTCAAGTTTCTGCAATGCAAGGTGCAAACTTTATGCGCGAGTGCGAAGAAGAATGGAAGAATGGACCGATTCAAAAGTCTCCAGTCACTGTCTATAACACAAATGTTGTCAAACTATTATCTATTATTCAAGTTGTTGTCTCTAAGATTAATGGTGGCTAG